From Paenibacillus physcomitrellae, the proteins below share one genomic window:
- a CDS encoding helix-turn-helix domain-containing protein: MFPLYWGKPYQLRMGGQFMSDGHWSHMDRTIEDYELIIGVSGVVFLEADGLMYEVKAGDMLLLEPGVRHRGYRLSLPGVSFYWFHFLIPDEAKPASGSPDSQIPQYASCPNPGRIHILARQLLHSANGGNQIRAAGDYFLTSLLIELAEQLQNSSGLEALDPQLPKLLEWTRIHALEPDISVERIALQMGYNKDYLSRMFKRRFGSGLLRHIHQLKLEAAKELLTGTPLHVKEVAAKVGIQDDKQFAKWFKRLEGVTPTEYRKAFTQTRLNNS; encoded by the coding sequence ATGTTTCCTTTATATTGGGGAAAACCTTATCAGCTCCGCATGGGCGGACAATTCATGTCCGATGGGCATTGGTCGCATATGGACAGGACCATTGAGGATTATGAGCTGATTATCGGCGTATCCGGCGTTGTTTTTCTTGAAGCGGACGGGCTTATGTACGAGGTGAAAGCCGGGGATATGCTCCTTCTGGAGCCCGGAGTAAGACACCGCGGCTACAGGCTTTCGCTGCCGGGGGTTTCTTTCTATTGGTTTCATTTTCTGATTCCGGATGAGGCCAAGCCAGCCAGCGGGAGCCCGGATAGTCAGATCCCGCAATATGCGAGCTGCCCGAATCCCGGGCGAATCCATATCCTGGCCCGGCAGCTGCTGCACTCGGCCAATGGAGGCAACCAGATCCGTGCGGCCGGGGACTATTTTCTGACCTCGCTGCTGATTGAGCTAGCTGAACAGCTGCAGAATTCCAGCGGCCTCGAGGCCCTTGATCCCCAGCTGCCGAAGCTGCTGGAATGGACTCGGATTCATGCGCTCGAGCCCGATATTTCCGTTGAGCGGATTGCCTTGCAAATGGGCTATAACAAGGACTACCTGTCGCGGATGTTCAAGCGGAGGTTTGGCTCCGGCCTGCTCCGGCATATTCACCAGCTGAAGCTTGAAGCAGCCAAGGAACTGCTGACCGGCACCCCCTTGCACGTCAAAGAGGTAGCCGCAAAGGTCGGCATACAGGACGACAAGCAGTTTGCCAAATGGTTCAAACGGCTTGAGGGCGTAACGCCAACCGAATACCGGAAAGCTTTTACACAGACCCGTCTGAATAACAGCTGA
- a CDS encoding amino acid permease, which yields MTMIALGGSIGTGLFLASGGAISSAGPGGAIVAYAAIGLMVYFLMTSLAELASYMPESGSFGTYASRFVDPALGFALGWNYWYNWAITIAAELSAATLIIKYWFPGSSSFLWSLLFLALILGLNVLSVKGYGESEYWFAIIKVVTVIVFLAIGVLMIFGILGGKSSGFDNLTTGDAPFNGGFLALLGVFMAAGFSFQGTELIGVAAGESDNPAKNVPKAVRQIFWRILIFYILAIFVIGMLIPYTNPDLLKGDIGSVGTSPFTLVFKKVGLVFAASVMNAVILTSVLSAGNSGMYASSRVLYGLAKEGKAPKLFARLNRRGIPIYAVLLTAAVGMLAFLASFFGDGVVYTWLLNASGMCGFITWLGIAICHYRFRKAYLAQGRSLKDLPYRAKWFPFGPVIAFLICAVVIVGQSMSVISDGRVDWLGLVASYLSIPLVLVLWLGYKWTKQTKVIPLTECNLNPGADK from the coding sequence ATGACGATGATTGCCTTGGGCGGCTCGATCGGCACGGGGCTGTTTCTCGCCAGCGGTGGTGCAATTTCCTCCGCCGGACCGGGCGGAGCCATCGTCGCATATGCGGCCATTGGTTTAATGGTGTATTTCCTGATGACCAGCTTGGCCGAGCTGGCTTCCTACATGCCGGAATCAGGTTCATTTGGCACCTATGCCAGCCGGTTTGTTGATCCGGCACTGGGTTTTGCACTTGGCTGGAATTATTGGTACAACTGGGCCATTACCATTGCTGCCGAGCTGTCGGCCGCTACTTTAATTATTAAATACTGGTTTCCGGGAAGCTCATCCTTCCTCTGGAGTCTGCTGTTCCTGGCCTTGATCCTGGGCCTGAATGTCTTGTCCGTTAAAGGTTATGGAGAATCGGAGTATTGGTTTGCCATTATTAAAGTCGTTACGGTTATTGTGTTCCTCGCTATTGGTGTCTTAATGATCTTTGGCATTTTGGGCGGTAAATCCTCCGGTTTTGACAACCTTACGACCGGTGATGCGCCGTTTAACGGAGGTTTTCTGGCTCTCCTCGGCGTGTTTATGGCGGCGGGTTTCTCCTTCCAAGGCACCGAACTGATCGGTGTTGCCGCGGGAGAAAGCGATAATCCGGCGAAGAACGTTCCAAAAGCGGTCCGGCAAATTTTTTGGCGTATCCTGATCTTTTATATTCTGGCAATCTTCGTGATCGGCATGTTGATCCCCTACACCAATCCGGATTTGCTTAAAGGAGATATCGGCAGCGTGGGCACCAGTCCGTTCACGCTGGTCTTCAAGAAAGTAGGCCTCGTATTTGCCGCGTCGGTCATGAACGCCGTTATTCTCACTTCGGTGCTGTCGGCAGGCAACTCGGGCATGTATGCTTCCTCCCGGGTCCTGTATGGCCTTGCCAAAGAGGGAAAAGCGCCTAAGCTGTTCGCCAGGCTGAACCGCCGGGGCATTCCGATTTATGCCGTGCTGCTTACCGCAGCCGTTGGCATGCTGGCTTTTCTGGCCTCTTTCTTCGGGGACGGCGTCGTATATACCTGGCTGCTGAACGCCTCCGGGATGTGCGGATTCATTACCTGGCTCGGCATCGCGATCTGTCATTACCGTTTCCGCAAAGCTTATCTAGCGCAAGGACGCAGTCTAAAAGACCTTCCCTACAGGGCAAAATGGTTCCCGTTTGGTCCCGTTATTGCTTTCCTGATTTGCGCCGTTGTCATCGTCGGGCAAAGCATGTCCGTTATTTCGGACGGCCGCGTGGATTGGCTGGGACTGGTGGCTTCGTATTTAAGTATTCCGCTTGTTCTGGTTTTATGGCTGGGCTACAAATGGACGAAACAGACCAAGGTTATCCCTTTGACGGAATGTAATCTAAACCCGGGAGCGGACAAATAA
- a CDS encoding response regulator, with translation MHQLLIVDDQTVLADDLADMLPWDTIGISVVHKAYSGSEALECLYEHPIDVVVTDIRMPGMSGLGLIEQIKKNWKHVKCILLTGYDDFEYAKQALKLKTHDYLLKPVEDEELMNTVSKALQERRREWQEISSMQKAMYALREQLPKLREYLLLDLISGKEAGNTAAFAKKLAMYELPVHPGSPCRMLLLRQEPRPGGADAADEALLDYALTNMAAELFGDRMRLWSCQDANGFTVCVLTPKPAPGAASGSAAEAAQGQQPSAVELDGWLETQAVQLQHAAKTYLRTGVSVLASKSGQFPGDIASMYRSSLAGFRHFIGSDSELFVSLAREPDRGEPRLLGELYRAPNLGTLLELGQWEAAEQKADAIFRELEEDWFGSQEHILESYLAIASSIAGLIHRTKKWLADTIGEDFYAVASRQPIQTAEELRQWTQRVMEHYRRSVSGVERDSRSVIIRKVQDFIAEHPDSASLQTISAHVYLNPSYLSKIYKLETGEGISEYILRVRMEKAAVLLEQSQDKIYEISESLGYQKPSYFIQLFRKHFGLTPQEYRNKLGV, from the coding sequence ATGCATCAGCTGCTTATCGTTGACGATCAAACTGTGCTGGCCGATGATCTGGCCGACATGCTGCCCTGGGACACCATTGGCATTAGTGTTGTGCATAAAGCTTATTCGGGGTCAGAAGCGCTGGAATGCCTCTATGAGCACCCCATCGACGTTGTCGTCACAGACATCCGGATGCCCGGTATGTCCGGGCTGGGGCTTATCGAACAAATCAAGAAAAATTGGAAACACGTCAAATGCATCCTGTTGACCGGTTATGACGATTTCGAATACGCGAAGCAAGCCTTGAAGCTCAAAACGCACGATTATCTGCTGAAGCCCGTGGAAGATGAAGAACTGATGAACACAGTCAGCAAAGCGCTGCAGGAACGCAGACGGGAATGGCAGGAAATTTCATCGATGCAGAAAGCGATGTACGCGCTGCGGGAGCAGCTGCCCAAGCTGCGGGAATACCTGCTGCTGGATCTGATCAGCGGCAAGGAAGCCGGGAACACGGCGGCCTTTGCCAAAAAGCTGGCGATGTACGAGCTGCCCGTACATCCGGGTTCGCCCTGCCGCATGCTGCTGCTGCGGCAGGAGCCACGCCCGGGCGGCGCTGACGCCGCGGACGAAGCGCTTCTCGACTACGCGCTCACCAACATGGCCGCCGAACTGTTCGGCGACCGGATGCGGCTTTGGAGCTGCCAGGACGCAAACGGGTTCACCGTTTGCGTCCTGACGCCAAAGCCGGCGCCCGGCGCGGCTTCCGGCTCCGCCGCGGAAGCCGCGCAAGGGCAGCAGCCGTCAGCCGTAGAGCTGGACGGCTGGCTGGAGACGCAGGCCGTGCAGCTGCAGCATGCGGCCAAGACCTACCTGCGCACGGGCGTATCCGTGCTCGCCAGCAAGAGCGGCCAATTCCCCGGGGACATCGCTTCGATGTACCGGTCGTCCTTGGCCGGCTTCCGTCACTTCATCGGCAGCGACAGCGAGCTGTTCGTGTCGCTGGCCCGCGAGCCCGACCGCGGCGAACCGCGGCTGCTCGGCGAGCTGTACCGCGCGCCGAACCTGGGCACGTTGCTGGAGCTTGGCCAGTGGGAAGCGGCGGAGCAGAAAGCAGATGCTATTTTCCGGGAGCTTGAGGAGGACTGGTTTGGCTCGCAGGAGCACATCCTCGAAAGCTACCTGGCTATTGCTTCTTCAATCGCCGGGCTGATCCACCGCACCAAAAAGTGGCTGGCCGACACGATCGGTGAGGATTTCTATGCGGTCGCCAGCAGGCAGCCGATCCAAACTGCAGAAGAGCTGCGGCAGTGGACACAGCGGGTAATGGAGCATTATCGCCGTTCCGTCAGCGGCGTCGAAAGAGATTCGCGGTCGGTCATTATCCGTAAAGTGCAAGATTTTATTGCGGAGCATCCGGACAGCGCTTCCCTGCAGACCATCTCGGCTCATGTCTACCTCAATCCCTCCTATCTGTCCAAAATCTATAAGCTGGAAACCGGCGAGGGCATCAGCGAATATATTTTGCGCGTCCGGATGGAGAAAGCAGCCGTGCTGCTTGAGCAGTCCCAGGACAAAATTTATGAAATCTCCGAATCGCTTGGCTACCAGAAACCAAGCTATTTCATTCAGCTGTTCCGCAAGCATTTCGGCCTTACGCCTCAGGAGTACAGGAATAAGCTGGGGGTTTAG
- a CDS encoding amino acid permease: MENSGSLQKTIKLPQAAALYAGAVLGSGVLIVPGLAAELSGPASLLAWGFMTLLVLPMALSMGLLSAKYPNAGGVSHFVTMAYGPKAGALVGWFFLMSVPIGAPVAALTGAGYLTAAMGWGEPARVLIASLMLLIGLWINVTGMKVAGSIQVAVVISIAAVLVLAIAASLPSMEPSHFTPFAPHGWISVGQSAAMLFWCFIGWEAVSHLSEEFVDPQRTAVKGVMIAAIAVGLLYFLTALATVGTQSYLKGGSDVSMIWAISRLFGHWGGVVAGLTGVFICTATIIAYAGAASRLAYALSRQGEAPRWMGRLSVKYKTPVGGLVFLAICFAGIMVLYGSGTLSLTFLIQLPNASFILTYLGGCAAGIILLKGSRWGVVLSWVSFLCTAVVFPFVGWAFLYPLLIVVLFWLVKRSQSRKAATPGRLRHSGEGSREGELD; encoded by the coding sequence ATGGAAAATTCAGGTTCACTTCAAAAAACAATCAAACTGCCGCAGGCGGCAGCTTTATATGCGGGCGCCGTCTTGGGATCAGGCGTCCTGATCGTACCCGGACTGGCAGCGGAGCTGTCGGGACCAGCGTCCCTGCTCGCTTGGGGATTCATGACCCTGCTGGTGCTGCCGATGGCTTTATCTATGGGGCTTCTGTCAGCCAAATATCCGAATGCCGGCGGCGTATCCCATTTTGTAACGATGGCTTATGGCCCCAAGGCCGGGGCACTGGTCGGCTGGTTTTTCCTGATGTCGGTACCGATCGGCGCCCCTGTAGCGGCATTAACTGGAGCCGGTTATTTAACGGCGGCTATGGGTTGGGGTGAACCTGCCCGAGTTCTCATCGCTTCGCTTATGCTGCTGATCGGGCTTTGGATTAATGTGACCGGCATGAAGGTGGCAGGAAGTATTCAGGTAGCCGTCGTCATTTCGATTGCGGCAGTTCTGGTGCTGGCGATTGCGGCCTCTCTGCCGTCGATGGAGCCGTCCCATTTTACCCCGTTTGCCCCGCATGGCTGGATCAGCGTCGGCCAGTCTGCCGCAATGTTATTCTGGTGTTTCATCGGCTGGGAGGCCGTCTCGCATTTGTCGGAAGAATTTGTGGACCCCCAGCGCACCGCCGTAAAAGGAGTAATGATCGCGGCCATAGCCGTCGGCCTTTTATATTTCCTGACCGCCTTGGCCACCGTAGGCACTCAAAGTTATCTGAAAGGCGGGTCTGACGTCTCCATGATTTGGGCGATCAGCCGGCTGTTTGGTCATTGGGGCGGCGTTGTCGCCGGGCTTACGGGCGTATTTATTTGTACGGCTACCATTATTGCTTACGCAGGTGCGGCTTCCCGTCTGGCTTACGCGTTGTCCCGTCAGGGTGAAGCCCCGCGCTGGATGGGCCGTTTGTCCGTCAAATATAAGACTCCGGTAGGAGGTCTGGTCTTTTTAGCTATTTGTTTCGCAGGAATTATGGTGCTGTATGGCAGCGGGACCCTTTCACTTACGTTCCTGATTCAACTGCCGAATGCTTCCTTTATCTTGACCTACCTGGGCGGCTGCGCGGCGGGCATCATCTTGTTAAAAGGCAGCAGGTGGGGCGTAGTTTTGTCGTGGGTTTCTTTTCTTTGTACGGCGGTCGTGTTTCCTTTTGTAGGTTGGGCGTTTCTGTATCCGCTGCTGATCGTAGTGCTGTTTTGGCTGGTCAAACGAAGTCAAAGTAGAAAAGCTGCTACACCCGGAAGGCTCCGCCATTCGGGAGAAGGAAGCCGGGAAGGGGAGCTGGATTAA
- a CDS encoding glycoside hydrolase family 127 protein, protein MNNEFKRVTAAAAHSSRPLELRSVQINDPYWTPYLDLVRDTVIPYQLEALNDRIPGAEPSYAVANFRIAAGFEKGSFGGMVFQDSDLYKWLEAVGYSLAVKPDEDLEREADELIDLIASAQQEDGYLNTYFTVAEPGARWTNLTECHELYCSGHMIEAAVAYYRGTGKTRLLDVAKRMADYISSVFGTGEGQIRGYDGHQEIELALVKLYEATGEERYLNLSLYFIEERGRQPSFFHKEWEQRGRTSHWTPGVVQQNPPDLAYFQAHKPVREQESAAGHAVRAVYMYTAMADLAGHTGDETLLEACRRLWRNTVRKQMYINGSIGSTHHGEAFTFDYDLPNDTNYSETCASIGLIFFASRMLRLEMNGEYADVLERALYNTVTAGIARDGKHYFYVNPMEVWPKASEQNPGRHHVKPVRQQWYGCACCPPNITRLLSSLGQYVFTAGEDTLYVHLYIGSETRVAFGGDDQAAAQAVIKLDSSLPWQGEARLTVSDREGSGRFTLALRVPSWSHATVFTLNDKPVIPEIRDGYAYLERDWQEGDQFAVSLDMRPQRIYANPQARADAGKVALQRGPLIYCLEETDNGALLPALSLPREAEIREAAGMGDVLEGAVLLEADGWRLEAGQAAGSGALTQGRNESGKKNGNRDENGDWTGNKGEEDYEKNDRINNVNKDEDSLYRSTPAAVKPQKLTAVPYTLWGNRKPGEMLVWIRE, encoded by the coding sequence ATGAACAACGAATTCAAACGTGTAACCGCCGCTGCCGCCCACTCTAGCCGTCCTTTGGAGCTGCGGTCCGTCCAAATCAACGATCCCTACTGGACTCCTTATCTGGATCTGGTCAGGGATACCGTAATCCCTTATCAATTGGAAGCGCTTAATGACCGGATCCCGGGAGCCGAACCGAGTTATGCGGTCGCCAATTTCCGGATTGCCGCCGGGTTTGAGAAGGGCTCATTCGGGGGGATGGTTTTTCAGGACAGCGATCTGTACAAATGGCTGGAAGCCGTCGGTTATTCGCTGGCCGTCAAACCGGATGAGGATCTGGAGCGCGAAGCTGATGAACTCATTGACCTTATTGCCTCCGCTCAACAAGAGGACGGGTATCTCAATACGTATTTTACGGTGGCAGAGCCGGGTGCAAGATGGACCAATCTGACTGAATGCCATGAGCTTTACTGCTCGGGCCATATGATTGAAGCTGCTGTTGCGTATTACCGGGGCACCGGCAAAACCAGGCTGCTGGACGTGGCAAAACGGATGGCTGATTACATTTCTAGCGTATTTGGAACCGGCGAAGGACAAATTCGCGGCTACGACGGCCATCAGGAAATCGAGCTTGCGCTTGTGAAGCTTTATGAGGCAACAGGGGAAGAACGTTATTTAAATCTGAGCTTGTATTTTATTGAGGAAAGAGGGCGGCAGCCGAGCTTTTTCCACAAGGAATGGGAGCAGCGCGGCAGGACCTCGCATTGGACGCCGGGCGTTGTCCAGCAGAATCCTCCGGATCTGGCTTACTTCCAGGCGCATAAGCCGGTCCGGGAGCAGGAGTCCGCAGCGGGTCATGCGGTCAGAGCGGTTTATATGTACACCGCCATGGCGGACCTGGCCGGACATACCGGGGATGAAACCCTCCTGGAGGCCTGCCGCCGGTTATGGCGCAATACGGTCCGCAAGCAGATGTATATCAACGGAAGCATTGGTTCAACGCATCACGGCGAAGCTTTTACGTTTGATTATGACTTGCCCAACGACACAAACTATTCCGAAACCTGCGCTTCGATCGGTCTGATCTTTTTTGCAAGCCGTATGCTGCGGCTGGAGATGAACGGCGAATACGCCGATGTGTTGGAGCGGGCTTTATATAATACGGTAACAGCGGGGATTGCGAGGGACGGCAAACATTATTTCTATGTTAACCCAATGGAGGTATGGCCGAAAGCCAGCGAACAGAATCCGGGCAGACACCATGTCAAACCAGTCCGGCAGCAATGGTACGGCTGCGCTTGCTGCCCGCCCAACATTACCCGTCTCCTGTCCTCCCTTGGCCAGTATGTATTTACGGCGGGCGAAGACACGTTGTACGTGCATCTGTATATCGGCAGCGAAACGCGGGTGGCGTTCGGCGGGGATGATCAAGCCGCCGCCCAGGCTGTCATTAAGCTGGACAGCAGCCTGCCTTGGCAGGGAGAGGCCAGGCTGACCGTCAGCGACAGGGAAGGCAGCGGACGATTTACCTTGGCGCTGCGGGTACCGTCTTGGTCCCATGCCACAGTATTTACGTTAAACGATAAGCCGGTTATCCCGGAGATTCGTGACGGTTACGCTTACTTGGAACGGGATTGGCAGGAAGGGGACCAATTCGCTGTTTCGCTCGATATGCGGCCGCAGCGCATCTATGCAAATCCGCAAGCGAGAGCGGATGCCGGAAAAGTTGCCCTGCAAAGAGGACCGCTGATCTACTGCTTGGAAGAGACAGACAACGGCGCTTTACTGCCTGCCCTCAGCCTGCCAAGAGAAGCGGAGATCCGTGAAGCGGCGGGAATGGGGGATGTCCTGGAAGGTGCCGTTCTGCTCGAGGCGGACGGCTGGCGGCTTGAGGCTGGTCAGGCAGCCGGCAGCGGGGCGTTGACTCAGGGGCGGAATGAAAGCGGGAAGAAGAACGGGAACAGGGACGAGAACGGGGATTGGACCGGGAACAAGGGTGAGGAAGATTACGAGAAAAACGACCGGATAAACAACGTGAACAAAGATGAAGACAGTCTGTACCGCTCCACTCCGGCCGCGGTCAAGCCGCAAAAGCTGACCGCCGTGCCTTATACGCTTTGGGGCAACCGGAAGCCGGGGGAAATGCTGGTGTGGATCAGGGAATAG
- a CDS encoding DoxX family protein codes for MFNNWLRNNKVAMWLLTIVRVYLGYQWMTHGIEKLTGGFDAGGFLQGAIAKSTGENPAVQGWWAAFLEHAALPGVNIFNVLIPLGEFLVGLGLILGTFTTFAALMAVVMNTAFLFSGTVSTNAQMLILEIFIVVAAANAGKIGLDRWVMPYIRGLFKRERNEEQQPQAPAPRKMKHTA; via the coding sequence ATGTTTAACAATTGGCTGAGAAACAACAAAGTGGCAATGTGGCTGCTGACGATCGTTCGGGTTTACCTCGGATACCAATGGATGACGCATGGTATTGAGAAATTGACGGGCGGCTTTGACGCAGGAGGCTTCCTGCAGGGGGCAATCGCGAAAAGCACCGGCGAGAATCCGGCTGTCCAAGGCTGGTGGGCCGCATTCCTGGAACACGCCGCTCTGCCGGGCGTAAACATCTTCAACGTCCTGATCCCGCTTGGTGAATTTCTGGTAGGCCTTGGGCTGATCCTCGGTACCTTCACCACCTTCGCTGCTCTGATGGCGGTCGTGATGAACACCGCGTTCCTCTTCTCGGGTACTGTAAGCACTAACGCACAAATGCTGATTCTTGAAATCTTCATCGTAGTCGCTGCTGCCAATGCCGGTAAAATTGGTCTGGACCGCTGGGTAATGCCTTACATCCGCGGCTTGTTCAAACGGGAAAGAAACGAAGAGCAGCAGCCTCAAGCTCCGGCACCCAGAAAAATGAAACACACAGCTTAA
- a CDS encoding LysR family transcriptional regulator: MESRHLLTFLTVVEAGSFTKAALKLGYAQSSITSQIQALETELEVPLFDRIGKKIKVTDAGRRLLPYAQEISKMHTLAKDALRSHEEISGTLTIGSPESLAAFRLPGIIREYRQNFPQVKIMLKPGLCWEMTSMVQNGELDLAFLLQPAEETKDLELEILVQEQMALVAPAGHPLADHGLVTPSDLKHETLLYTEPGCTYRTLFERQLNNQGVFPEQKLEFWSIEAIKQCVMAGLGLSLLPQISVHQELAEGKLVKLEWDDRPLRLSTQMVVHKKKWKSPALEAFLEIAKRHGAAWREEETLYGLGHDLNHNLHGNLSENMNKNRNENLEETI; the protein is encoded by the coding sequence GTGGAATCCCGGCATTTGCTTACCTTTTTGACCGTAGTGGAAGCGGGCAGCTTCACCAAAGCAGCGCTTAAGCTCGGCTACGCCCAGTCCAGCATTACCTCTCAGATTCAGGCGCTGGAAACGGAGCTTGAGGTCCCTCTGTTCGACCGGATCGGCAAAAAAATCAAAGTGACCGACGCCGGACGGCGTCTGCTTCCTTACGCGCAGGAAATTTCCAAAATGCACACTTTGGCCAAAGATGCGCTGCGCTCCCATGAAGAAATCAGCGGCACCTTAACCATCGGGTCTCCCGAATCCTTGGCGGCTTTCCGGCTGCCCGGCATCATCCGCGAATACAGGCAAAACTTTCCTCAGGTTAAAATTATGCTGAAACCCGGCTTGTGCTGGGAAATGACCTCTATGGTGCAGAACGGCGAGCTTGATCTGGCGTTTCTGCTCCAGCCCGCCGAGGAAACCAAAGATCTCGAGCTCGAAATCCTTGTTCAGGAACAGATGGCGCTGGTCGCCCCTGCCGGCCATCCGCTGGCAGATCATGGGCTTGTTACACCGTCCGACTTAAAGCACGAAACGCTGCTTTATACGGAACCGGGCTGCACCTACCGGACCTTGTTTGAACGCCAGTTGAACAACCAGGGCGTCTTCCCAGAGCAGAAGCTGGAATTTTGGAGTATTGAAGCGATCAAGCAATGCGTGATGGCTGGGCTCGGCCTCTCCCTGCTCCCGCAGATCAGTGTCCATCAAGAGCTGGCGGAGGGGAAACTTGTTAAGCTCGAATGGGATGACCGTCCGCTGCGGCTGTCTACGCAAATGGTGGTTCACAAGAAGAAATGGAAATCGCCGGCGCTGGAGGCCTTCCTCGAGATCGCCAAACGGCATGGCGCCGCTTGGCGTGAAGAAGAAACGTTATATGGATTAGGGCATGACCTCAACCATAACCTGCATGGAAACCTGAGCGAGAACATGAATAAGAACAGGAATGAGAATTTGGAGGAAACCATTTAG
- a CDS encoding sensor histidine kinase translates to MKFHMNTFTKVMGLILLLLLPILVLYWFSNQTSLHVVTSEVEKSMYKDLTYFAAQTDNSASQLSKSGLMISEDMNVRTLEFIEIASLYELTNEKLRIDEKMRLMIASSAWDTTLSIYAPGTSTYISSNASIPYNSDQIRRNFSRTWHYTEDVPDYFRGRPRFIRYITDPIDSSLDKAALLVEMSFPVTDLSKALDRFKSGGKGDPFFLTPEGRRIAAQDADLALQQELIGQLDPEHLIQKPFTRFTLSGSEYVASCVWMPELGLYLVDYMPIQDVVRPITSNSYLFYGSIFFLLIGSTIAAYILYKNVQVPIRELIRGVRRLRRGEYPTLKVFHPGNEFHFLMISFNDMAKQIEQLIQNVYLEEIRSRDANLKQLQSQINPHFLYNCFTLIRSLARMGEKETVMQLTMHLSKYYRYTTRSERTTARLEEELDLVCSYLAIQAIKVQDLKYEIQIADGFEQLELPRLILQPLVENAVLHGIEPAGSGTVRIQAGIEDGLHFIKVTDDGVGLTEDEWKSLDYQITMPPAEDKGCALWNTRQRMLLQFGPEAGLKIQRLNEGGVEASLYWPMDTTSELDEVS, encoded by the coding sequence GTGAAATTCCATATGAATACGTTTACAAAAGTAATGGGACTTATCCTTTTGCTGCTCCTCCCTATCCTCGTCCTGTACTGGTTCTCCAACCAAACGAGCCTGCATGTCGTCACCAGCGAGGTCGAGAAATCGATGTACAAGGATTTGACCTACTTCGCCGCACAAACCGATAACAGCGCCTCCCAGCTTTCCAAAAGCGGACTGATGATCAGCGAGGATATGAATGTGCGGACGCTTGAATTTATTGAAATCGCTTCCCTTTATGAACTGACAAATGAAAAGCTTAGAATTGATGAGAAAATGAGGCTGATGATCGCTTCCTCCGCCTGGGATACAACGCTCAGTATCTACGCTCCGGGCACAAGTACTTATATCTCTTCCAATGCCTCCATTCCGTATAACAGCGATCAGATCCGCCGCAACTTCTCGCGGACCTGGCATTATACCGAAGATGTTCCGGATTATTTCCGCGGTCGTCCTCGGTTTATCCGCTACATCACTGACCCGATCGACTCCTCTTTGGACAAAGCCGCACTGCTGGTGGAGATGAGCTTTCCTGTCACCGACCTGTCCAAGGCGCTGGACCGTTTTAAAAGCGGGGGCAAAGGCGATCCGTTCTTCCTGACTCCTGAAGGCAGAAGAATAGCGGCCCAGGATGCCGATCTTGCCCTGCAGCAGGAGCTGATCGGGCAGCTGGATCCGGAGCATTTGATTCAAAAGCCCTTTACCCGTTTCACTTTATCGGGCAGTGAATATGTCGCCAGCTGTGTATGGATGCCTGAGCTGGGCCTGTATCTCGTGGATTATATGCCGATCCAGGACGTGGTCCGTCCGATCACATCCAACAGCTATCTATTCTATGGAAGCATCTTCTTTCTGTTGATCGGCAGCACCATCGCTGCATATATCCTGTATAAGAACGTACAGGTTCCCATCCGCGAGCTGATTCGGGGGGTACGCCGGTTGCGCCGGGGCGAATACCCGACGCTGAAGGTTTTCCACCCAGGCAATGAATTCCATTTCCTCATGATCAGCTTCAACGATATGGCCAAACAGATTGAGCAGCTCATCCAAAACGTTTATCTGGAAGAGATCCGCTCCCGGGACGCCAACCTGAAACAGCTGCAGTCGCAGATCAATCCGCATTTCCTCTATAACTGCTTTACGCTGATCCGGAGTCTGGCACGCATGGGGGAAAAAGAAACGGTGATGCAGCTGACGATGCATCTCAGCAAATATTACCGTTACACGACCCGTTCGGAGCGGACAACCGCACGGCTGGAGGAGGAGCTTGATCTGGTGTGCAGCTATCTCGCGATTCAGGCAATCAAAGTCCAGGATCTTAAATACGAGATTCAGATCGCGGACGGGTTCGAGCAGCTTGAGCTCCCCCGCCTCATTCTGCAGCCGCTGGTGGAAAATGCCGTTCTGCACGGCATTGAGCCGGCAGGAAGCGGAACGGTCCGCATTCAAGCCGGGATCGAAGACGGTCTTCATTTCATCAAGGTGACGGATGACGGAGTTGGCCTGACCGAAGACGAATGGAAATCGCTTGATTATCAGATTACGATGCCTCCGGCCGAAGACAAAGGCTGCGCCTTGTGGAACACCAGACAGCGTATGCTGCTTCAATTTGGTCCGGAAGCAGGGCTTAAAATCCAGCGCTTGAATGAGGGCGGCGTCGAGGCTTCTCTCTATTGGCCGATGGATACAACCTCGGAGCTGGATGAGGTTTCTTAA